The Nerophis lumbriciformis linkage group LG05, RoL_Nlum_v2.1, whole genome shotgun sequence genome contains a region encoding:
- the cdnf gene encoding cerebral dopamine neurotrophic factor, whose product MSLLLLSSLLLLNGVLHSHSAAGTCDVCVGFLNRLYGSVTSAHKELTPALVEEELFQACSVAQGKEARLCYYLGASSDAATRVTAAVSQPLASHVPVDKICQRLSSRDTQICQLKYEPETRQLSSEGLKKMRVLELRNILASWGEECRGCLEKHEFVSLILEKAPLQKAEL is encoded by the exons ATGTCGCTGCTACTTCTCAGCTCCTTGCTGCTGTTAAATGGAGTGTTGCATTCTCATTCTGCAGCAGGAACCTGTGACG TGTGCGTGGGATTCCTCAACAGGCTTTATGGAAGTGTGACATCTGCTCACAAGGAGCTCACGCCTGCCCTGGTGGAGGAAGAACTGTTCCAGGCCTGTTCCGTTGCCCAGGGGAAGGAAGCCAGGCTG TGTTATTACCTGGGAGCCAGCAGTGATGCAGCCACCCGAGTCACAGCAGCCGTGTCACAGCCCCTGGCCTCGCACGTCCCCGTCGACAAGATATGCCAGcgcctcagcagcagggacacgCAGATCTGTCAGCTCAAATACG AGCCTGAGACGAGACAGCTGAGCAGCGAGGGGCTGAAGAAAATGAGAGTGCTGGAGCTGAGGAACATTTTAGCTTCGTGGGGAGAAGAGTGTCGAGGGTGCTTGGAGAAACACGAGTTTGTCAGCCTCATCCTGGAAAAGGCACCGCTGCAGAAAGCGGAGCTGTGA
- the krr1 gene encoding KRR1 small subunit processome component homolog, whose translation MASGNTTDNVRDVKTGGKSTNDKKHVDEAELLTVPDGWKEQPFTRDDNPRGLLEESSFATLFPKYREAYLRDCWPLVEKALGEVNIKASLDVIEGSMSVCTTRKTFDPYAIIRARDLIKLLARSVPFEQAVRILQDDVACDIIKIGTLVRNRERFVKRRQRIIGPKGSTLKALELLTNCYVMVQGNTVSALGPFSGLKEVRKVVMDTMKNIHPIYNIKTLMIKRELSKDTELRTQNWERFLPKFRHKNLAKRKEPKKKSVKKAYTPFPPQQPDSKVDKELATGEFFLQESVKRRKKMQEKKVKQAEALTKKQEERNKAFIPPKEKPLLKTTAKAPVKSKLDIDALKDKVRKAKSKKLGAPPVTPAPPASASTGKKKKKTSKGKS comes from the exons ATGGCGTCCGGCAACACGACGGACAACGTGAGGGATGTAAAAACCGGCGGAAAATCGACAAACGACAAAAAACATG TGGACGAAGCCGAACTCCTGACCGTCCCCGATGGCTGGAAAGAGCAACCCTTCACCAGGGACGACAATCCCCGTGGTTTGTTGGAGGAGAGCAGCTTCGCCACCCTGTTCCCTAAATACAGAGAAGCCTACCTGAGAGATTGTTGGCCACTGGTGGAGAAGGCCTTAGGAGAGGTG AATATCAAAGCCTCCCTGGACGTGATCGAGGGAAGCATGAGCGTCTGCACAACAAGGAAAACCTTCGACCCCTACGCCATCATCAGAGCCCGGGATCTCATTAAGCTTCTTGCCAGGAGTGTTCCATTTGAGCAG GCTGTACGGATATTACAGGACGACGTCGCGTGTGACATCATCAAGATAGGCACCCTGGTGAGGAACAGGGAGAGGTTCGTGAAGCGACGACAGCGTATCATCGGCCCCAAAGGATCCACCCTCAAA GCTTTGGAGTTGTTGACCAACTGTTATGTGATGGTGCAGGGAAACACGGTCTCAGCCTTGGGACCCTTCAGCGGCCTGAAGGAG GTGCGCAAGGTCGTCATGGACACAATGAAAAACATCCACCCCATCTACAACATCAAG ACGCTGATGATCAAACGAGAACTGTCCAAAGATACCGAGCTTCGCACGCAGAACTGGGAGCGCTTCCTGCCCAAGTTCCGCCACAAGAACCTGGCCAAGCGCAAGGAGCCTAAAAAGAAGAGCGTGAAGAAGGCGTACACACCATTCCCGCCGCAGCAGCCAGATAGCAAG GTTGACAAGGAGCTGGCCACTGGAGAATTCTTCCTGCAGGAAAGCGTGAAGAGGAGGAAGAAAATGCAAGAAAAAAAG GTCAAGCAGGCCGAGGCACTGACCAAGAAGCAGGAGGAGAGAAACAAAGCTTTTATTCCTCCCAAAGAGAAACCTTTATTGAAGACGACTGCAAAAG CTCCTGTGAAAAGCAAGCTAGACATCGACGCCCTGAAGGACAAAGTAAGAAAAGCCAAAAGCAAGAAACTGGGAGCTCCGCCTGTCACTCCAGCGCCTCCAGCCAGTGCGAGCAcaggcaagaagaagaagaaaacgtcAAAAGGCAAAAGCTGA